From Granulicella sp. WH15, the proteins below share one genomic window:
- a CDS encoding O-antigen ligase family protein: MLHSISVLTLDVLCILAAISLVSSKRLVLNSIDISVLLAFISTVLATYHTLSMSLSLIALCLMAELAFAFAIVRSYPGFDDGVVLFAAVCTLGVALDIQHIYQYCSAIGVLRQLGQSDFSQFRRVLGVISDGAYSGNEPLQYLLFWGMGGIVAVQYWKKSVITSWAGVLCNLSSWICLLLSFSRLVYLAVITSLIVYWILQRPTVKAILINIGCLATLSIVTMTGLGIGSSIAHTVLFTHTESQQRSLSGRWMIWRDTVHLILEKWPLGGGSGTLPVQLCREERGIAVICAPQAFNWYLQVLSEQGSIGFILWLPFFFCPLWWPRPKVARTECLVDGTRALIIASATGVLIFLQGQSAVLVRPELCACEGVWLALIAISRREVIC; encoded by the coding sequence TTGCTTCATTCGATTTCGGTACTGACGCTTGATGTGCTCTGCATTCTCGCGGCGATATCTCTCGTTAGCTCTAAAAGGCTGGTGTTGAATAGCATCGACATTAGTGTATTGCTTGCCTTCATCAGCACGGTTCTCGCCACCTACCATACGTTGTCGATGTCGTTATCATTGATCGCGTTGTGTCTTATGGCTGAATTAGCCTTTGCCTTCGCAATCGTTCGATCATATCCCGGTTTCGATGATGGAGTAGTTCTGTTCGCAGCAGTCTGTACTCTAGGAGTGGCGCTTGACATCCAGCACATTTATCAATATTGTTCAGCCATCGGCGTGTTACGCCAGCTCGGGCAGTCTGATTTCTCCCAATTCCGTCGAGTGCTAGGGGTAATCTCGGACGGTGCTTATAGCGGAAATGAGCCGCTTCAATATCTTCTTTTTTGGGGTATGGGCGGTATTGTCGCGGTACAGTACTGGAAAAAGTCCGTTATAACCTCATGGGCGGGAGTGCTTTGTAATCTGAGTTCATGGATATGTTTATTACTCAGCTTCAGCAGACTCGTCTATCTGGCGGTGATTACATCGCTTATTGTCTACTGGATCCTACAACGTCCAACCGTGAAGGCGATACTTATCAATATCGGTTGCTTGGCGACACTCAGCATAGTTACAATGACGGGGCTTGGTATCGGGTCTTCTATTGCCCATACAGTTTTGTTTACTCATACCGAGAGCCAACAGCGAAGCCTATCAGGGCGCTGGATGATTTGGCGGGATACCGTCCATCTTATATTGGAGAAGTGGCCGCTCGGCGGGGGCAGCGGTACCTTGCCCGTTCAGTTGTGCCGTGAAGAGCGCGGCATTGCTGTCATCTGCGCTCCACAAGCTTTTAATTGGTATCTCCAAGTATTATCAGAACAGGGTTCAATTGGTTTCATCCTCTGGCTTCCATTTTTCTTCTGTCCGCTGTGGTGGCCGAGGCCCAAGGTGGCGCGCACTGAGTGTTTGGTCGATGGAACGAGAGCACTGATTATTGCAAGCGCGACAGGGGTTCTGATATTTCTTCAAGGTCAATCCGCGGTTCTGGTGAGGCCCGAACTATGTGCTTGCGAGGGCGTTTGGCTGGCACTCATAGCGATATCTCGACGTGAAGTGATATGTTGA
- a CDS encoding tetratricopeptide repeat protein, with amino-acid sequence MDSIESENWWRNDLSELQNDTAVAVFTSRSGIVEEVNTPPAVAIDSNLARTVDQICQTAITTDSYNDAAWRNHAWLLWKLGDHTEAVKALATALKLSPDDPFYIATHLVFAVEVGNQGEIRQDVTSLVSLQPAAVQGRIFHFANTQYPEAVEAGIKDARLELRKELWNPSAESRLARLEFLLGHDGDAYVLAMDVLQRTPSMSGPWRTLGKLAAQRGRMNEAIQDEMMASVLDGKLHHSSSATIWDGQIQTFNPAKVRFVGSSQTWSQHAQRILILNRRQPILKNDLLPRNFISDVIPPQ; translated from the coding sequence ATGGACTCAATTGAAAGCGAGAATTGGTGGCGAAATGATCTGTCGGAGCTCCAAAACGATACTGCTGTTGCAGTATTCACGTCGAGATCGGGCATCGTCGAAGAAGTAAATACACCTCCGGCTGTGGCAATAGATTCGAATTTGGCACGAACGGTAGATCAGATTTGCCAGACGGCTATAACGACTGATAGCTACAACGATGCAGCTTGGAGAAACCACGCTTGGCTTTTATGGAAGCTAGGAGATCACACCGAGGCCGTTAAAGCTCTAGCAACAGCACTCAAACTATCGCCGGACGATCCATTCTACATCGCTACCCATCTCGTCTTTGCGGTAGAAGTAGGAAATCAGGGTGAAATTAGACAAGATGTAACAAGCCTCGTGTCTTTACAGCCAGCAGCTGTACAAGGGCGTATCTTTCATTTTGCCAACACGCAATATCCTGAGGCCGTAGAGGCCGGCATCAAGGACGCGCGTCTTGAACTACGGAAAGAGCTATGGAACCCGTCGGCCGAATCACGATTGGCTCGATTAGAGTTTTTGCTTGGTCACGATGGCGATGCGTATGTATTGGCAATGGATGTGCTACAACGCACTCCATCTATGAGCGGCCCGTGGAGAACGTTAGGAAAATTGGCAGCTCAACGGGGTAGGATGAATGAAGCGATACAAGACGAGATGATGGCATCAGTGTTAGACGGAAAATTACACCATTCAAGTTCGGCAACCATCTGGGATGGTCAAATTCAAACGTTCAACCCTGCTAAAGTCCGGTTTGTAGGTTCTAGTCAAACGTGGTCGCAACACGCCCAACGTATCCTTATCCTAAATCGGCGGCAGCCGATCCTAAAAAATGATCTGCTACCAAGGAATTTCATTTCGGACGTCATTCCACCACAATAG
- a CDS encoding DUF1016 N-terminal domain-containing protein, whose product MNKLKRPVPLYEDIRALVLSARQTIARGVDLLQVHTNYEIGRRIFEQEQHGADRAEYGKELLNELAARLTAEFGAGFSRTNLASMRQFYVAYPDRVSRIVQTVSGQLKVGAIPQTLSGELPVSPIVQTLSGQSLDPGTQPQPAFTLSWSHYVFLMGLKEAERSFYEIEATQQGWTLRELKRQFNAGLYERLALSRDKDSIRELARNAMSPRQFLYPSVLPRYI is encoded by the coding sequence ATGAACAAACTCAAAAGGCCAGTTCCGCTGTATGAGGACATCCGTGCGCTGGTCCTGTCGGCCCGTCAGACCATCGCCCGTGGCGTTGACCTACTCCAGGTTCATACCAACTACGAGATTGGTCGCCGCATCTTTGAGCAGGAGCAGCATGGTGCTGACCGTGCCGAATACGGAAAGGAACTACTCAACGAGCTTGCTGCCCGTCTGACGGCGGAGTTCGGCGCGGGCTTTTCACGAACTAACCTTGCGTCAATGCGCCAGTTTTACGTTGCCTACCCGGATCGGGTCTCACGAATTGTCCAGACAGTGTCTGGACAATTGAAAGTGGGAGCGATTCCCCAGACATTGTCTGGGGAATTGCCAGTATCCCCAATCGTCCAGACGCTGTCTGGACAATCGCTCGATCCCGGCACTCAACCGCAGCCCGCCTTTACACTGAGCTGGTCGCATTACGTCTTCCTCATGGGTCTGAAAGAGGCCGAGCGCAGCTTCTATGAGATTGAGGCCACCCAGCAGGGCTGGACGCTGCGGGAATTGAAGCGACAGTTCAATGCCGGTCTCTATGAGCGTCTTGCTCTGAGCCGGGACAAGGATTCGATCCGGGAGCTTGCACGCAATGCGATGTCTCCTCGCCAGTTTCTATATCCATCCGTGCTCCCTCGCTACATCTGA
- a CDS encoding N-6 DNA methylase, with protein sequence MFEHAFKKIDDILRKDAGVSSELDYIEQTSWLLFLKYLDALEQDRAQIAELHGQPHTFLLDKPYRWHTWATPLNASGTLDHNNALIGDDLRDFVDLKLFPYLKGFKQRADRPDTIEYKVGEIFGELKNKFQSGYNLREVIELVDTLRFNSQTEKHELSDLYEAKIRSMGNAGRNGGEYYTPRPLIRAMLAVVKPRIGETIYDGALGSAGFLCESFERLNRDAKNVANRKKLQTSTFYGQEKKPLAYVIGLMNMILHGIEAPNIIHTNTLELNNNDIQEKDRHDVILANPPFGGRERTEVQQNFPIKTSETAFLFLQHFIRKLRAGGRAGIVIKNTFLSNTDNASVSLRKLLLESCDLHTILDCPGGTFQGAGVKTVVLFFTKGSATRRVWFYQLNPGRNLGKTNPLNDADLADFISQQATFADSAQSWSIEVSGIDKKTFDLSVKNPNGNDEIVHRSPQEILDEIAALDLESAEILQSIRGLL encoded by the coding sequence ATGTTCGAACACGCTTTTAAGAAGATCGACGACATCCTCCGCAAAGATGCCGGTGTATCGTCTGAACTTGATTACATTGAGCAGACCTCATGGCTGCTTTTTCTCAAATACCTTGACGCCCTCGAACAGGATCGCGCACAGATTGCCGAATTGCACGGCCAGCCGCACACATTTCTACTTGACAAACCCTACCGCTGGCATACATGGGCCACGCCCCTCAATGCAAGCGGTACTCTTGACCACAACAACGCCCTAATCGGCGACGACCTTCGGGACTTTGTTGACCTGAAGCTCTTCCCCTACCTGAAGGGCTTCAAACAGCGCGCAGATCGTCCCGACACTATTGAGTACAAAGTCGGCGAAATCTTCGGGGAACTCAAGAACAAGTTTCAGTCCGGCTACAATCTCCGCGAGGTCATCGAACTCGTCGATACCCTTCGCTTCAATTCTCAGACCGAAAAGCATGAACTTTCCGACCTCTATGAGGCCAAGATTCGCTCAATGGGTAACGCCGGACGGAACGGCGGCGAGTACTATACTCCGCGCCCACTCATCCGTGCCATGCTTGCCGTCGTCAAGCCGCGAATCGGCGAAACGATCTACGACGGGGCCTTGGGTTCCGCTGGCTTCCTTTGCGAGTCATTCGAGCGCCTCAATCGGGATGCAAAGAACGTCGCCAACCGCAAAAAGCTCCAGACCAGCACCTTTTACGGCCAGGAGAAGAAGCCTCTCGCCTATGTAATTGGGTTGATGAACATGATCCTCCACGGCATCGAGGCTCCCAACATCATCCATACGAATACGCTGGAGCTAAACAATAACGACATACAGGAGAAGGATCGCCACGATGTAATCCTTGCAAATCCGCCATTCGGCGGTCGCGAGCGCACCGAAGTTCAGCAGAACTTCCCCATCAAGACATCTGAAACGGCGTTTCTCTTCCTTCAGCACTTCATCCGTAAGCTCCGTGCCGGTGGACGCGCTGGCATCGTCATTAAAAACACGTTCCTCTCGAACACGGATAATGCGAGCGTCTCCCTCCGCAAGCTTCTCCTGGAATCGTGCGACCTGCACACGATCCTCGACTGCCCCGGCGGCACCTTCCAGGGCGCGGGTGTGAAGACGGTTGTGCTGTTCTTCACCAAGGGTTCTGCAACGCGGAGGGTTTGGTTCTACCAACTGAACCCCGGCCGCAATCTCGGCAAAACGAATCCGCTAAACGATGCCGATCTGGCCGACTTCATCTCGCAACAGGCGACGTTCGCTGACTCGGCGCAGTCATGGTCGATTGAAGTAAGCGGCATCGACAAGAAGACCTTCGACCTCTCTGTCAAGAACCCGAACGGCAATGATGAGATCGTCCATCGCTCCCCGCAGGAGATACTGGACGAGATCGCCGCCCTCGACCTCGAAAGCGCCGAAATCCTCCAGAGCATCCGAGGTCTGCTATGA
- a CDS encoding class I SAM-dependent methyltransferase — MSTDTARFYDDLAEHYHLIFENWGRSIERQAGALGPLLENKLARGPLKILDCACGIGTQAIGIAQRGHTVVATDLSSAAIRRAAREARKLGLDIKFHVADMRDLSALPKSEFDAVLVGDNSLPHLLSDEDLSQALENISIRLKPGGVLLATIRDYDSLLSTRPSFQGPTFYSENETRRIVHQVWDWDGNQYEVHLYLTWNSVSLWTSKHYASRYRAITRAELTQGLESHGFKEIEWLMPEATTFYQPIVLARKEDNSAVESA; from the coding sequence ATGAGTACGGACACCGCGAGATTCTACGATGATTTGGCGGAACACTATCATTTGATCTTTGAGAATTGGGGTCGTTCGATTGAACGGCAGGCAGGTGCGCTCGGGCCGTTGCTCGAAAATAAGCTGGCTCGAGGCCCTCTAAAGATACTTGACTGTGCCTGTGGGATCGGCACCCAGGCCATCGGGATTGCCCAACGCGGTCATACGGTCGTTGCCACTGATCTGAGCAGTGCGGCAATAAGGCGAGCTGCCCGTGAAGCGCGCAAGTTGGGCTTGGATATCAAATTCCATGTGGCCGACATGCGAGATCTTTCCGCTCTGCCCAAGTCAGAGTTCGACGCAGTACTGGTTGGGGATAATTCTCTGCCTCATCTGTTGTCCGATGAGGATTTGAGCCAGGCGCTAGAGAATATTTCCATTCGACTAAAGCCCGGAGGTGTCCTGCTCGCCACGATTCGCGACTATGACAGCCTGCTATCCACCCGTCCATCCTTTCAAGGCCCCACTTTTTATTCAGAGAATGAGACTCGGCGCATTGTTCATCAGGTGTGGGACTGGGATGGGAACCAATACGAAGTTCATCTATACCTAACCTGGAACTCAGTCTCACTCTGGACAAGCAAGCATTATGCCTCTCGATATCGCGCCATAACGCGGGCCGAGCTTACCCAAGGTCTTGAATCACACGGCTTCAAAGAAATCGAATGGCTGATGCCAGAAGCTACAACGTTCTATCAACCGATCGTGCTCGCCCGCAAAGAAGACAACTCTGCGGTCGAATCTGCTTGA
- a CDS encoding alpha-amylase domain-containing protein, with amino-acid sequence MAVMMQGFYWDCAVKEEKKGEWWNYLNGEIAKLGKQGAGFDAIWLPPISKAADANSMGYDPYDYFDLGDLDQKGSIKTVYGNEAELRRLIATIHENGMGAIADMVINHNSGADAEEVNPLDGKSRWTKFNPASGRFSRDWNSFHPSRYERTMIEGEKFAGFPHLCHRNPSVYTAMFEYARLIIEDLDFDGFRFDFVKGFGTWMIGLLAKYQYQKKDGREFVPFVVGEYWSGPDDIGGWLDDVAKITDGQMAAFDFPLRYKLKDVCDTPNYDLRNLTDGGSVSAARPFNAVTFTENHDMGGNEVVNDKMLGYSFILTQDGYPCVFWWDYYNCALARPGTPHGIDALIAAHHAYAGGENCILHADPDLYISQRGGNESQSGLIYVLNNLGNQWSGTSVKTKWANRKFKPVAWDGKDDAYPDERTTDGDGNSEFPAPPRGYCVYAPVFE; translated from the coding sequence ATGGCAGTAATGATGCAAGGATTTTATTGGGACTGCGCAGTCAAAGAAGAGAAAAAAGGTGAGTGGTGGAACTATCTCAATGGAGAGATCGCAAAGTTAGGTAAGCAGGGCGCGGGCTTCGATGCCATTTGGCTCCCCCCGATCTCGAAGGCCGCTGACGCTAACTCCATGGGGTATGATCCCTACGATTACTTTGACCTGGGCGACCTGGATCAGAAAGGGTCGATCAAAACTGTATATGGAAATGAAGCGGAGCTACGTCGGTTGATCGCCACGATCCATGAAAATGGCATGGGTGCGATTGCTGACATGGTCATCAATCACAACTCAGGTGCGGACGCGGAGGAAGTGAATCCACTCGACGGCAAGAGCCGATGGACGAAGTTCAATCCGGCAAGCGGAAGATTCTCGCGTGATTGGAACAGTTTTCACCCCAGCCGCTATGAGCGCACGATGATTGAAGGAGAGAAGTTCGCCGGATTTCCCCACCTCTGTCATCGCAATCCGAGTGTGTATACCGCGATGTTTGAGTATGCTCGACTCATCATTGAAGACTTGGATTTCGACGGATTTCGCTTTGATTTTGTGAAGGGTTTTGGCACATGGATGATTGGCCTGCTCGCAAAGTATCAGTATCAGAAAAAGGATGGACGAGAGTTCGTTCCTTTCGTTGTAGGGGAGTACTGGTCCGGCCCTGACGACATCGGAGGCTGGCTCGATGATGTAGCAAAGATTACAGATGGTCAGATGGCGGCCTTTGATTTTCCTCTTCGTTACAAGTTGAAGGATGTTTGCGATACACCAAATTATGATCTTCGGAACTTGACGGACGGAGGATCGGTTTCGGCGGCGCGTCCGTTCAATGCGGTCACATTCACTGAAAATCACGACATGGGTGGTAATGAGGTAGTGAACGATAAGATGCTTGGCTACTCATTCATCCTGACGCAGGACGGATATCCATGCGTGTTTTGGTGGGATTACTATAACTGCGCACTGGCACGTCCGGGAACGCCACATGGAATCGACGCTCTGATAGCGGCCCATCACGCTTACGCCGGTGGTGAGAACTGCATCCTTCATGCAGACCCCGACCTATATATCTCGCAGCGGGGCGGCAATGAATCACAGAGCGGGTTGATCTATGTACTGAATAACCTTGGCAATCAATGGAGCGGAACATCCGTAAAGACGAAGTGGGCGAATCGGAAATTTAAACCGGTGGCCTGGGATGGAAAGGATGACGCTTATCCAGATGAGAGAACGACCGACGGAGACGGCAATTCGGAGTTTCCTGCTCCTCCGCGCGGCTATTGTGTCTATGCTCCCGTATTCGAGTAA
- a CDS encoding tetratricopeptide repeat protein, producing MLLDIEQAIHGHLSVASALNELATMETMEDAYDDAEAHFSEALSIWRKIYGNEHQFIGVGLSNLGSVFMGKKQYVNAERMYREALQVFVATVHENHTGIAHLKLGRALLRQRRYEEAEVETLRGYETLLGLVNPANNFLKAAKLDLVQIYTGLNRKKDAERYRE from the coding sequence ATGCTGCTCGATATCGAGCAGGCGATCCACGGCCACCTTTCTGTGGCCTCCGCGCTGAACGAACTGGCGACGATGGAGACCATGGAAGATGCCTATGACGATGCCGAGGCGCACTTCAGCGAGGCGCTATCAATCTGGCGAAAGATCTATGGCAATGAGCATCAGTTCATTGGTGTGGGACTCTCGAACCTGGGAAGCGTCTTCATGGGCAAGAAGCAGTATGTGAATGCTGAACGTATGTATCGGGAAGCGCTACAGGTCTTCGTCGCAACTGTGCACGAGAACCACACCGGCATCGCGCATCTCAAGCTCGGCCGAGCCCTGCTGCGGCAGAGACGCTACGAGGAAGCAGAGGTGGAGACACTGCGTGGTTATGAAACGCTGTTGGGTCTGGTGAATCCGGCAAACAATTTCCTTAAGGCGGCGAAGCTAGACCTCGTGCAGATCTACACCGGGCTGAATCGAAAGAAGGATGCGGAACGCTACCGGGAATAG
- a CDS encoding TonB-dependent receptor — protein sequence MLMIFASNAGAQVLYGTLTGNITDSSGAVVPSANVIALNTGTGASRTVTTNSDGIYTFENLQPGQYTLSVTVTGFAPHTAEGIKISPNQTTRVNSVLSVGTAVQQIQVTSGAAPLQTDKADVNYELASVVLTELPTTSSEGRSFQSLLKLVPGNSPPSEQNSSAGNPMRAQAINANGISWVANSTRVDGSTVAYPWLPYLISYVPAQDSIESVNIVTNSFTADQGTAGGSVTNVTIKSGTNHFHGSAWEYTSNNHFNANSYFTTTPSPKNLYNEYGGDLGGPIIKDKLFFFGDFDRTTRRQHISGFQTIPTPEMIVGDFSNIPGIAIFDPATGTIPNAANGTPVGRTTFPNNKIPTGRLDPATQKLLALLPAVNNCASPCTNPVNDYLGAGAFAYSLNKADVKINYVPNQKDQVFGRYSIAPYTINDPNALAGAGGGTFDGGQQGSSSGRVQNVGLGVSHVFTQNLVLDANAGFGRAHLGAEAQDINSNFGLDTLNIPGTNGPILFDGGQPAFIFSGSSAAGFGSGGGSSNSTFSSLGNPNSGSPFIFRDNQYVGNTNLSWNRGKHQMRFGGEYTHSAINHFQPQSTVNSNLTPRGSFIFSGGVTSAPGTNATLFNILADALLGLPQNYGKTVQTLNPNALRFSTFAFYAQDQWQLTPKLTVTFGARYEYYPFATRDHEGVFRFDPSLGRTNNVIAGGISGNPTDTGEQIGWGRIVPRAGLAYRISDKTVIRAGGGQTVDPENFRTLRDTYGAVTALNVTGTSAYNTANCLQAQDAQNYVGGCSQVGIPEIATPDFSSGFLTLPTNQSTNTVPKNFRRGYINTWNLAIQQDLGAGFIMNIGYVGTSAVRITASVNINAASAPGVGNAGRQLANITGGTADINSDQPFKGSNYNGLQTQLTRRVGKGIQTGLIYTWSKAIDYDDNGTYGTVFFQSPAYWNRNRGLAGYDRTNNLQWWTVSQSPFGRNGHYLTQGFAGKVLGGWTLDTSLSKVSGTPFTIMDSGTFLNSPGNTQVADQVKPSVAIGKIHARGNGSTTGLTPYFDTSAFSPVQTDAGAGPARFGTAGRNTLRGPGFFNLDAGVSRNFPIYNSLIFQLRAESFNVTNTPAFANPANNISSPTSFGYSTGLAANTTGRGVNLVGRINF from the coding sequence ATGCTGATGATTTTTGCGTCAAACGCAGGCGCTCAAGTTCTGTACGGGACCCTCACAGGAAATATTACTGACTCCTCAGGAGCGGTCGTTCCTTCGGCTAACGTGATCGCTCTGAACACCGGAACCGGTGCCAGCAGAACAGTGACCACCAACTCGGATGGAATCTATACCTTCGAAAATCTACAGCCCGGCCAGTACACACTATCGGTTACGGTAACCGGCTTCGCGCCCCACACAGCGGAAGGGATCAAGATCAGTCCGAACCAGACCACTCGCGTTAACAGCGTCCTTTCGGTGGGAACGGCGGTTCAACAGATCCAGGTCACAAGCGGAGCCGCTCCCCTTCAGACAGACAAGGCCGACGTGAACTATGAGCTTGCATCCGTGGTTCTGACCGAGTTGCCGACGACCAGTAGTGAGGGACGCAGCTTCCAGTCCCTGCTTAAGCTGGTTCCGGGTAACTCACCTCCGTCGGAGCAGAACTCCTCTGCCGGCAACCCGATGCGCGCGCAAGCGATCAATGCGAACGGCATTTCGTGGGTGGCGAACAGCACACGCGTGGATGGATCTACGGTCGCGTACCCCTGGCTGCCTTATCTGATCTCTTATGTTCCCGCGCAGGACTCTATCGAAAGCGTCAACATCGTGACCAACAGCTTTACCGCGGACCAGGGCACTGCTGGCGGAAGCGTAACCAATGTCACGATCAAGAGCGGCACCAATCACTTCCATGGCAGCGCCTGGGAGTACACCAGCAACAACCACTTCAACGCGAACAGCTACTTCACCACGACGCCCAGCCCAAAGAATCTTTATAACGAGTACGGCGGCGATCTCGGCGGTCCGATCATCAAGGACAAGCTCTTCTTCTTCGGAGACTTTGACCGCACCACACGTCGCCAGCACATCTCTGGCTTCCAGACCATTCCTACGCCCGAGATGATCGTCGGTGACTTCAGCAACATTCCGGGAATCGCCATCTTCGATCCCGCCACTGGAACGATTCCGAATGCGGCGAATGGGACTCCGGTGGGACGAACAACATTTCCCAATAATAAGATCCCGACAGGAAGGCTGGACCCTGCAACGCAGAAGCTGCTCGCTCTGCTTCCGGCTGTGAACAACTGCGCAAGCCCTTGCACCAACCCCGTGAACGACTATTTGGGCGCAGGGGCGTTCGCTTACAGCCTGAATAAAGCCGACGTGAAAATAAACTATGTGCCCAACCAAAAGGATCAGGTCTTCGGCCGGTACAGCATTGCGCCCTACACAATCAACGATCCGAACGCCCTGGCCGGTGCAGGTGGTGGCACCTTCGACGGCGGGCAGCAGGGATCTTCGAGCGGACGTGTGCAGAATGTCGGATTGGGTGTTTCGCACGTCTTCACCCAGAATCTTGTCCTCGATGCTAACGCTGGCTTTGGTCGCGCACATCTTGGTGCCGAGGCGCAGGACATCAACTCCAACTTCGGATTGGATACACTCAATATCCCAGGCACGAACGGGCCTATTCTCTTCGACGGTGGGCAACCTGCCTTTATCTTCAGCGGCAGTTCTGCAGCAGGCTTCGGTTCAGGTGGTGGCTCCAGCAACAGCACCTTCTCGAGTCTCGGCAACCCCAACTCAGGTAGCCCGTTCATCTTCCGGGATAACCAATACGTTGGTAATACGAATCTCTCGTGGAACCGAGGAAAGCACCAGATGCGGTTTGGTGGCGAGTACACGCACTCAGCCATCAATCACTTCCAGCCTCAATCCACCGTCAATTCGAATCTGACTCCGCGCGGTTCGTTCATATTCTCGGGCGGCGTTACAAGTGCGCCAGGTACGAATGCGACGCTCTTCAATATTCTGGCCGATGCTTTGCTGGGGCTACCCCAGAACTACGGCAAGACAGTGCAGACGTTGAACCCGAACGCACTTCGTTTTTCGACCTTTGCATTCTATGCACAGGACCAGTGGCAACTGACTCCAAAGCTGACAGTGACCTTCGGAGCTCGCTATGAGTACTATCCCTTTGCTACGCGTGACCACGAAGGAGTCTTCCGCTTTGACCCGTCGCTTGGCAGGACGAACAATGTAATCGCAGGTGGTATCAGTGGCAACCCGACGGATACCGGCGAGCAGATCGGCTGGGGACGAATCGTACCCCGCGCTGGTCTGGCCTATCGCATCTCTGACAAGACAGTGATTCGCGCGGGCGGCGGTCAGACGGTTGATCCTGAGAACTTCCGCACGCTTCGCGATACGTATGGTGCTGTAACCGCGCTGAACGTCACGGGTACCAGTGCCTACAACACGGCGAACTGCCTGCAGGCACAGGACGCTCAAAACTATGTAGGTGGATGTTCGCAGGTAGGCATCCCGGAGATTGCAACCCCCGACTTCAGCTCAGGGTTCCTGACACTACCTACCAATCAATCCACTAATACCGTGCCGAAAAACTTCCGTCGTGGCTACATCAACACGTGGAACCTGGCGATTCAGCAGGATCTCGGTGCCGGCTTCATCATGAACATCGGCTACGTCGGCACCTCGGCAGTGCGCATTACGGCAAGCGTCAACATCAATGCGGCGTCGGCTCCAGGCGTTGGCAACGCGGGGCGCCAACTGGCTAACATTACCGGCGGAACGGCCGACATCAACTCCGATCAGCCCTTCAAGGGATCCAACTATAACGGGTTACAGACGCAACTGACTCGCCGCGTGGGGAAGGGTATACAGACCGGTCTCATCTACACCTGGTCGAAGGCTATCGACTACGACGACAACGGAACTTACGGAACAGTCTTCTTCCAATCGCCCGCCTACTGGAATCGCAACCGTGGATTGGCGGGTTATGACCGTACGAACAACCTGCAATGGTGGACCGTGTCGCAGTCTCCATTCGGACGCAATGGCCATTATCTGACGCAAGGCTTCGCCGGCAAGGTGCTGGGTGGATGGACGCTCGATACCTCGCTGAGCAAGGTGAGTGGAACGCCGTTTACGATTATGGACTCAGGCACCTTTCTCAACTCTCCAGGCAACACGCAGGTGGCGGACCAAGTCAAGCCGAGCGTAGCTATCGGAAAGATCCACGCTCGCGGCAATGGTTCGACGACGGGCTTGACGCCTTATTTCGATACGAGCGCATTCAGCCCAGTGCAGACAGACGCGGGTGCGGGTCCTGCTCGCTTTGGAACCGCTGGTCGCAATACGCTCCGTGGACCTGGCTTCTTCAACCTGGATGCAGGAGTCTCGCGCAACTTCCCGATATACAACAGCCTGATCTTTCAACTTCGGGCGGAGTCTTTCAACGTAACCAATACACCTGCGTTTGCAAACCCGGCGAACAACATCTCATCGCCGACCAGCTTTGGATACAGCACGGGTCTGGCGGCGAATACCACCGGCAGAGGCGTCAATCTGGTGGGACGAATTAATTTCTAA